A window of the Nitrospirae bacterium YQR-1 genome harbors these coding sequences:
- a CDS encoding phosphopantetheine-binding protein — MKQNLIPFERVIEEMKTAISDTLTIDKDTIAPDSSLIKDLGAESLDFLDINYRLEQAFGIKMARHFIIEHIEEMFGEGTAVDSNGQLTETAVKLMKIRLSSGDESGGSFELTPGMDMDALPAMLTVKSMSRAVTDILDSLPESCPVCGASNWKTEDGTHVICGGCNAEAPYENGDDLIKNWLERTQHEHNIVNT, encoded by the coding sequence ATGAAACAAAACCTTATACCTTTTGAAAGGGTAATAGAGGAAATGAAAACAGCAATATCGGACACTCTGACGATAGACAAAGACACGATAGCACCGGATAGTTCTCTAATTAAAGACCTTGGGGCGGAGTCACTGGATTTCCTTGATATAAATTACCGCCTTGAGCAGGCATTTGGCATAAAAATGGCACGGCATTTCATAATTGAGCATATTGAGGAGATGTTTGGAGAGGGCACTGCGGTTGACTCAAACGGCCAACTGACGGAAACAGCTGTTAAATTAATGAAAATACGGCTCTCCAGTGGTGATGAATCAGGCGGGAGTTTTGAGCTCACACCCGGTATGGATATGGATGCCCTTCCTGCAATGTTGACTGTAAAGTCTATGTCACGGGCAGTTACAGATATTTTGGATTCCCTGCCTGAGAGCTGCCCTGTCTGTGGTGCGTCAAACTGGAAGACTGAGGACGGCACACATGTAATTTGTGGGGGTTGCAACGCTGAGGCGCCTTATGAAAATGGTGATGACCTGATTAAAAATTGGCTTGAAAGAACTCAACATGAACATAACATTGTTAATACATAA
- a CDS encoding SDR family oxidoreductase → MSENINNNRPCALITGSSRGIGKAIARRFAENDADVTVNYSREGGKSEVAARALVEEFKSLGVNAVSIKADISKKDEVKYLVEETVKHSGRLDYLILNAAKAPFKPIEKLFERELNDLLRINYMGNIFCVQEALPHLVKTSGKIVFISSLGSKYYNPSYPLGSMKAAMEAVVRDLSETLSGKGISVNAVSGGIVKTDSFKVLRQYVEGLDKMPESFFVTPEEIADVVFFLCSDMSRGIMGQTIVVDRGMSNSLYRNFTK, encoded by the coding sequence ATGAGCGAAAATATAAATAATAACAGGCCATGTGCTTTGATAACCGGAAGTTCCCGTGGAATAGGGAAAGCCATAGCACGGAGGTTTGCAGAAAATGATGCAGACGTGACCGTCAATTATTCCCGTGAGGGTGGGAAGTCTGAAGTGGCGGCCAGGGCGCTTGTTGAAGAATTTAAATCTCTGGGGGTGAATGCAGTTTCAATAAAAGCAGATATTTCAAAAAAAGACGAGGTGAAGTATCTTGTTGAAGAGACAGTTAAGCATTCAGGCCGGCTCGATTATCTTATTTTAAATGCTGCTAAGGCTCCATTTAAACCCATTGAAAAGCTCTTTGAAAGGGAGCTAAACGATCTTCTCAGGATAAACTACATGGGTAACATTTTTTGCGTACAAGAGGCACTGCCGCATCTGGTGAAAACCAGCGGAAAGATAGTCTTCATATCGAGCCTTGGCAGCAAGTACTATAACCCCAGCTATCCCCTGGGCAGCATGAAAGCTGCAATGGAGGCTGTTGTGCGGGACTTATCTGAGACACTTTCCGGTAAGGGAATATCTGTAAACGCTGTATCAGGTGGAATTGTAAAAACCGATTCTTTTAAAGTGCTACGGCAGTATGTGGAGGGGTTAGACAAGATGCCGGAATCGTTTTTTGTTACCCCCGAGGAAATCGCCGATGTTGTGTTCTTTCTCTGCTCAGACATGAGTCGTGGTATTATGGGACAAACCATAGTGGTTGACCGCGGAATGAGTAACAGCCTGTACAGAAACTTTACAAAGTAA
- a CDS encoding response regulator: MRILIAEDDFAICSLLQQFLESYATNVDSVANGAEAVDMFMRAMDDNKPYDIVFLDVMMPEMDGFTALERIRGIEKTIGIAYDKEVKIVMATALNSPKDVLEAYYIGGCNDYIAKPFDLKKLAALLVKYGFSKVL; encoded by the coding sequence ATGAGAATTTTAATAGCTGAAGATGATTTTGCAATCTGCTCATTATTACAGCAATTTCTGGAAAGTTATGCTACTAATGTGGACTCCGTTGCAAATGGTGCTGAGGCAGTTGATATGTTCATGCGTGCCATGGATGACAATAAACCGTATGATATTGTTTTTCTTGACGTTATGATGCCTGAAATGGATGGCTTTACAGCATTGGAGAGGATTCGAGGAATAGAAAAAACTATAGGAATTGCATATGACAAAGAGGTTAAAATTGTGATGGCAACCGCCCTGAATTCCCCTAAAGACGTGCTTGAGGCTTATTACATCGGCGGCTGTAACGATTATATTGCAAAACCCTTTGACTTGAAAAAACTTGCTGCATTACTTGTAAAATACGGCTTCTCTAAAGTGCTCTGA
- a CDS encoding WD40 repeat domain-containing protein yields MTKQLSTSTTAIGLLDILLYALISIYTIFMLFYNLNSRYYWLDETETAALAVNITKYGLPVVYDGKNYISLYGPAVSENKSNIATWRPWLDEYIVAASFKLLGQSNRAGRLPFALIALGTVFMTALLSYRFFKSHGAAAAAVALMVTSELFILHARQCRYYSLVIFAEVYLIFAIYLILTGKNTKGIFVLTISLIIQFYTNYIVLAGNILALGIFAILGRKRNHGLLSSVSISITALALAALPWLIYAKPWHQSGFVGGSNPISKLKYYFIEIHFHIIPLVVLLIPVVYYLCRRYYPKAGCATAQRVSTVEKDIVLLLVLILSLTLLIVPLAPWVYIRYVVHFIPVAVLLIVFILTTYIRSEPIRLIILCLLCFTNYISWFSAYPVRALRGQTVAVHESKATIVKLINYILTNSTDRLEDTVKYLNKEGTPGDTVLVSCPEFQLAYYTGMRVVNARFPEMFNLTTLPQWILPECVSDDTPVPLYPPKQYAKYYRPVSVEIHNTPVVGNMPNPDIYDQFSTDSKSYITAYKLQSAVGVDVKPETALFKPAGFDGAVNSVAVTPDGKYVLASGGSDNIIESSFSIKLIEIKSGTLVKEFARHPQPVSSLTVTADGKAVVGIVGNTIKQWDIATGNKIMAFTGHKERINAIALLPDGNQLLSAARNDTLKLWDIRTSRELRAFTGIRNNTVAVAITPDGRFAVSAGTDNLLRLWDIKTAAEIKTFSGNTANIKTIAISNSGKVMITGGSFDAAIRIWDIEEGREIKTLFSGQPVAVSSIVLGPDDKTAVIGSWDGTVSVWDMASEKKLLTLTTNFKKQTAAILP; encoded by the coding sequence ATGACTAAACAGTTATCAACCTCGACAACCGCAATTGGCTTATTGGATATTTTACTATATGCACTAATAAGTATTTATACAATATTTATGTTGTTTTACAATCTTAATTCACGCTACTACTGGCTGGATGAGACAGAGACTGCTGCTTTGGCTGTAAATATTACAAAGTATGGCTTGCCTGTCGTTTATGACGGTAAGAACTACATTTCGCTCTATGGTCCTGCCGTGTCAGAGAATAAGTCTAACATTGCTACATGGAGGCCGTGGCTGGATGAGTATATTGTGGCGGCCTCTTTTAAACTATTGGGACAGAGCAACAGAGCAGGGCGCCTTCCATTTGCATTGATTGCACTAGGCACTGTGTTTATGACAGCGCTTCTGTCATACCGGTTCTTTAAATCCCATGGGGCGGCTGCGGCGGCTGTTGCGCTTATGGTAACATCCGAGCTTTTCATTCTCCATGCCCGGCAGTGCAGGTATTATTCACTGGTTATTTTTGCTGAAGTTTATCTTATCTTTGCTATTTATCTTATTTTAACCGGAAAAAATACAAAAGGTATTTTCGTGCTGACTATAAGCCTTATCATTCAATTTTATACAAATTATATAGTGCTTGCAGGAAACATCCTAGCACTGGGAATCTTTGCTATTTTAGGCCGCAAGAGAAACCATGGGCTGCTTTCCTCCGTTTCAATCAGTATAACAGCTCTTGCACTTGCTGCACTGCCGTGGCTGATATATGCAAAACCGTGGCATCAATCCGGTTTTGTGGGCGGCTCCAATCCAATTTCCAAATTGAAGTATTATTTCATCGAAATTCATTTTCATATTATCCCGTTGGTGGTGCTTCTGATTCCAGTGGTGTATTACCTGTGCAGGAGGTATTACCCAAAAGCCGGTTGTGCAACTGCACAAAGAGTTTCAACGGTTGAGAAAGATATTGTATTGTTATTAGTCTTAATTCTGTCGCTGACTCTTCTTATAGTGCCGCTTGCCCCGTGGGTTTATATCAGGTATGTGGTACATTTTATACCGGTTGCTGTGCTTCTAATAGTTTTTATATTAACTACCTATATCCGCTCCGAGCCGATTAGGCTGATTATATTATGTCTTTTGTGTTTTACGAATTATATCTCATGGTTTAGCGCTTATCCGGTCAGAGCTCTAAGAGGGCAGACGGTGGCGGTGCATGAGTCAAAAGCTACTATTGTTAAACTAATAAACTACATACTCACAAATTCAACAGACAGGCTGGAAGATACCGTCAAATATCTCAATAAAGAGGGCACACCCGGCGATACCGTGCTGGTATCCTGCCCGGAATTCCAACTGGCATACTACACCGGTATGAGAGTTGTTAACGCCAGGTTTCCGGAGATGTTTAATTTGACCACACTGCCGCAATGGATTTTGCCTGAGTGCGTATCCGATGACACCCCTGTTCCGCTGTATCCGCCTAAGCAGTATGCAAAGTATTATCGCCCTGTCAGTGTAGAAATTCACAACACTCCGGTAGTCGGTAATATGCCAAACCCAGACATCTATGATCAGTTCAGCACAGATAGCAAAAGTTACATAACAGCGTATAAACTACAAAGCGCAGTAGGGGTTGACGTCAAGCCTGAGACAGCCCTCTTTAAACCTGCCGGGTTTGACGGAGCAGTCAACTCAGTAGCCGTAACACCGGATGGTAAGTATGTGTTGGCCTCAGGTGGCTCTGATAATATCATAGAGAGCAGTTTCAGCATTAAACTTATAGAGATAAAAAGCGGCACACTTGTTAAAGAATTTGCCCGCCACCCTCAACCTGTCAGCTCTTTAACTGTTACGGCAGACGGCAAGGCTGTGGTGGGAATAGTCGGTAATACGATTAAGCAGTGGGACATTGCAACCGGCAACAAAATAATGGCTTTTACAGGGCACAAGGAACGGATAAATGCAATCGCTTTGCTCCCTGATGGTAATCAGTTGTTAAGTGCAGCAAGGAATGATACGCTGAAGCTCTGGGATATACGCACTTCCAGGGAGCTAAGAGCATTTACCGGTATCAGAAATAATACTGTGGCTGTAGCCATAACCCCTGACGGGCGCTTTGCCGTATCAGCCGGTACAGATAATCTTCTGCGTCTGTGGGATATTAAAACCGCAGCAGAAATAAAAACCTTCTCCGGCAACACCGCAAATATAAAAACCATAGCGATAAGCAATTCAGGGAAAGTTATGATAACAGGCGGGAGCTTTGACGCAGCGATAAGGATATGGGATATTGAGGAGGGACGGGAAATTAAAACACTTTTTTCGGGACAGCCTGTGGCCGTCTCTTCCATTGTGCTAGGTCCTGATGACAAGACGGCTGTTATCGGCTCATGGGACGGCACAGTGTCAGTCTGGGACATGGCATCGGAAAAGAAATTGCTGACACTTACCACTAATTTCAAAAAACAAACAGCAGCTATTTTGCCGTGA
- a CDS encoding tetratricopeptide repeat protein, which translates to MGIFDFLKKDAEAYNHRGNMYYTDGNFDKAIDNYTKAIELNDRFTNAYANRADAYAARGNKKRAIADYTKAIEIESDFALAFFNRGLVYLKMNNKDKALADYKKAVELNDDYADSYFKRMYTHHGQDEDTKHKTEVKAKSAETVKTSDINFTTVAVAATVVIVFILFIVVLSKRPEEETQKEPVKYTSSGCSFYDRDGDGTTATDDDKDKAIADYTKAIEADPKDAVAYFYRASLLESKGDIDKAILDFTSAIVINPKYAEAYFYRGSFYIEKGDYDKAIADFTKTIELVADSAEAYYYRAESYAKKGENEKAVADMSEAARLGSKLAQKYLQSKGLKWPDNVTAK; encoded by the coding sequence ATGGGTATCTTTGATTTCTTAAAAAAGGATGCGGAGGCATACAATCACAGGGGAAATATGTATTACACCGATGGTAACTTCGATAAGGCTATTGATAACTACACCAAAGCCATTGAGCTAAATGACAGATTTACTAATGCATATGCTAACCGGGCTGACGCCTACGCTGCAAGAGGAAACAAAAAAAGAGCTATCGCTGATTATACCAAAGCTATTGAGATAGAATCTGATTTTGCTTTAGCTTTTTTTAACCGCGGTCTGGTTTATCTGAAAATGAACAATAAAGATAAGGCTCTGGCCGACTACAAAAAAGCTGTTGAGTTAAACGATGATTATGCTGATTCGTACTTCAAGCGCATGTACACTCATCATGGACAGGATGAGGATACTAAACACAAGACAGAGGTCAAAGCCAAGAGTGCCGAGACAGTAAAAACATCAGACATAAACTTTACTACAGTTGCAGTAGCTGCCACGGTGGTCATAGTTTTTATTTTATTCATTGTGGTTTTAAGTAAACGCCCTGAGGAGGAAACACAAAAGGAGCCTGTAAAGTACACAAGCAGCGGATGTTCATTTTATGACCGTGATGGTGACGGTACAACTGCTACTGATGATGATAAAGATAAGGCCATAGCCGATTATACCAAAGCGATTGAAGCAGACCCAAAGGATGCAGTTGCGTATTTTTATCGTGCCTCTTTGCTTGAAAGCAAAGGAGACATTGATAAGGCTATCCTTGATTTTACCAGCGCTATAGTTATAAATCCAAAATATGCCGAGGCGTACTTTTATCGTGGTAGTTTCTATATTGAAAAAGGAGACTATGATAAGGCTATCGCTGACTTTACAAAAACCATCGAGCTGGTTGCCGACAGTGCTGAGGCGTACTATTATCGTGCTGAGTCCTATGCTAAGAAAGGGGAAAACGAGAAGGCTGTCGCTGATATGTCGGAGGCGGCACGCCTGGGTTCTAAACTCGCTCAGAAGTATTTACAATCCAAAGGCCTCAAGTGGCCGGACAATGTCACGGCAAAATAG
- a CDS encoding MFS transporter yields MTDSRPNFMPIYLVGFLARFSYALARSPVLPLFALYLGAGPEAIGFVVGISTVTGIFFKMPSGALSDVIGRRKTLFAGLVVFAVMPFTYLFVKDYNLLVIIRFIHGLATAIYGPVAMAVVADEAGDKKGEVLSWFSSVTIIGNLMGAPVGGFILHTLAQGAPTFVDFQRAYLLSGATGIMSLLFGIKMLKADKAPEQTAGLKAAYKKFASGIKEVISDKRVVITSAMEGIQNMSMGALEAFLPIYAVTVAGLNELQAGLLWAVQVLVTILSKPVMGKTSDKYGRTLIITFGLLFCAVSFAMFPLFKSFYLLICCALVFGLGEALVTSSSAALVADMCKEKHFGAAMGTFGTIFDVGHASGPILAGVLIANLGYLYSFWIMASLIIVAIPVFLINVKVKI; encoded by the coding sequence ATGACTGATTCGAGACCTAACTTTATGCCGATATACTTAGTCGGTTTCCTTGCCAGGTTTTCATACGCACTGGCAAGGTCTCCGGTGCTGCCGCTTTTTGCTCTGTACCTTGGAGCAGGCCCTGAGGCAATCGGTTTTGTCGTAGGAATATCAACCGTTACCGGTATATTTTTCAAAATGCCCTCAGGGGCTCTTTCAGACGTAATCGGAAGACGGAAAACGCTTTTCGCCGGTCTTGTTGTCTTTGCCGTAATGCCCTTTACGTATTTATTCGTAAAAGACTACAACCTGCTTGTTATCATAAGGTTCATACACGGTCTGGCAACAGCCATATACGGGCCTGTGGCAATGGCTGTTGTTGCTGATGAGGCCGGTGATAAAAAAGGTGAGGTACTTTCGTGGTTTTCCTCTGTTACAATTATAGGAAACCTCATGGGCGCCCCTGTCGGCGGATTTATCCTTCACACACTGGCTCAGGGAGCTCCAACATTTGTTGATTTTCAAAGAGCATATCTCCTAAGCGGTGCAACCGGAATAATGTCCCTTCTTTTTGGGATAAAAATGCTAAAAGCAGACAAAGCGCCGGAGCAGACAGCCGGACTGAAGGCGGCTTACAAGAAATTTGCCTCCGGCATAAAAGAGGTCATAAGTGATAAGAGAGTTGTTATAACCTCTGCAATGGAGGGCATACAAAACATGTCTATGGGAGCACTCGAGGCCTTCCTCCCCATATATGCCGTAACTGTGGCAGGGCTCAATGAGCTTCAGGCAGGGCTATTGTGGGCAGTTCAGGTGCTTGTCACTATACTGTCAAAACCTGTCATGGGCAAAACCTCCGACAAATACGGTAGAACTCTTATAATTACTTTTGGGTTGCTTTTTTGTGCGGTTTCTTTTGCGATGTTTCCCCTGTTTAAGAGTTTCTATCTGCTGATATGTTGTGCTTTAGTCTTTGGCCTTGGTGAAGCACTGGTTACCTCCTCATCGGCTGCACTGGTAGCTGATATGTGTAAGGAAAAGCACTTTGGGGCTGCAATGGGAACATTCGGCACTATCTTTGATGTCGGCCATGCCTCAGGCCCAATACTTGCCGGCGTGCTGATTGCAAATCTGGGTTATCTATACTCCTTCTGGATTATGGCCTCCCTCATTATTGTCGCTATCCCCGTTTTTCTGATTAATGTTAAAGTGAAGATTTAA
- a CDS encoding DUF2148 domain-containing protein — MKDMSELVAGLMAVSARTAPKAGGKDFMEIVVITDSGDMQKIADAMKEYAPKSTNEAFWLRDASNIENSGALVLVGLKSAVTAGYDCGGCGYPTCAEFNKNRQMKEKEMGYSGPHCIMRMMDIGVALSSAAKTAGTLNVDNRIQQRVGATAKALGYIKAEVVMGVPVSISGKSIYFDRQTPIKH, encoded by the coding sequence ATGAAAGATATGTCGGAATTAGTGGCAGGCTTGATGGCTGTATCTGCAAGAACTGCGCCCAAGGCGGGGGGTAAGGATTTTATGGAAATAGTGGTAATTACCGATAGCGGCGATATGCAGAAAATTGCCGATGCCATGAAAGAATATGCCCCAAAGAGTACTAATGAGGCTTTTTGGTTAAGGGATGCCTCTAACATTGAAAATTCAGGAGCGCTTGTGCTGGTTGGGTTAAAGTCGGCAGTCACAGCGGGTTATGATTGCGGCGGATGTGGTTATCCTACATGTGCAGAGTTTAACAAAAACAGACAGATGAAAGAAAAGGAAATGGGATACTCAGGGCCGCACTGTATAATGAGAATGATGGATATAGGGGTAGCTCTGTCATCGGCTGCAAAGACGGCCGGCACACTCAATGTGGATAATCGAATACAGCAGAGGGTGGGAGCCACTGCTAAAGCCCTTGGATACATTAAGGCTGAGGTTGTCATGGGAGTACCGGTTAGCATTAGCGGCAAGAGTATTTACTTTGACAGACAGACCCCGATAAAACACTAA
- a CDS encoding chromate resistance protein: MFFYTVPASPVNNRVKIWRRLAKAGAIQFKNSVYVLPYSEAHYELFQWLLNDVCSTGGDGGFVAVDKFESIKDDDIIAMFNAVRDSDYERVEKHLDETDRSFVNAKMSSSTAGVNSFRKILERLNKLINDYEEIKKIDFFFHSGKKAIKNRLSELKDAVIFHLNPLSTEKEKKIVLRSMERYSGKCWVTRKKPYVDRLSSIWLIKRFIDDNAVIAFQSEGEMEFPAPVDTVYFDVVGGEFTHIGDDCTFEVLIKSFGIKDSALKHIAEAVHEIDMKDGKYRSAGSAGVEQILSGMLRRVKSDMEAVNKAIEIFDFLYESKK; this comes from the coding sequence TTGTTTTTTTATACAGTGCCGGCATCGCCTGTTAACAACAGAGTTAAGATATGGAGACGTCTTGCCAAGGCCGGCGCTATTCAATTCAAAAATTCTGTTTATGTGCTGCCTTACAGTGAAGCTCACTATGAGCTCTTTCAATGGCTGTTAAATGATGTGTGCTCAACCGGTGGTGACGGCGGTTTTGTTGCTGTTGATAAGTTTGAGAGTATTAAAGATGACGATATTATTGCAATGTTTAATGCCGTAAGAGATAGCGATTATGAGAGAGTTGAAAAACACCTGGATGAAACAGACAGAAGCTTTGTTAACGCAAAAATGTCGTCAAGCACAGCCGGCGTTAATAGTTTTAGAAAAATCCTTGAACGCCTCAATAAACTGATTAATGATTATGAGGAGATAAAAAAGATTGATTTTTTCTTCCACTCTGGAAAAAAAGCAATCAAAAACAGATTAAGCGAACTTAAAGATGCAGTCATTTTTCATTTAAACCCCTTATCAACGGAAAAAGAGAAAAAAATAGTATTGCGGAGCATGGAGCGGTACAGTGGAAAGTGTTGGGTAACAAGAAAAAAACCATATGTTGACAGGTTATCATCCATCTGGCTGATTAAGAGATTTATAGATGACAATGCAGTGATAGCTTTTCAAAGTGAGGGGGAGATGGAGTTTCCAGCCCCTGTCGATACGGTTTATTTTGATGTGGTTGGCGGGGAGTTTACTCATATAGGGGATGATTGCACTTTTGAGGTGTTGATTAAATCATTTGGAATAAAAGACAGTGCTCTGAAGCATATTGCCGAGGCTGTTCATGAGATTGATATGAAAGACGGCAAGTACAGAAGTGCCGGCAGTGCAGGAGTTGAACAAATACTAAGTGGTATGCTTAGGCGTGTTAAAAGTGATATGGAAGCGGTCAATAAAGCAATAGAAATTTTTGATTTCTTATATGAGTCCAAAAAATAA
- the dsrB gene encoding dissimilatory-type sulfite reductase subunit beta, which translates to MSATPERQTDIGPPHYEKFLHPVIKKNYGKWKYHEELGAGLMVHVSESGEKIYTVRIASPRLLSTDTIREYCAIAKKHSDGFLRFTSRNNVEFFATTEEAAKTLMADLTSKGYMIGGIGARISNVVHTQGWVHCHSAATDASGLVKALMDELHEYFTTKELQNRVRLAVACCVNMCGAVHCSDIAIVGVHKTPPRIDHDNVKNACEVPSTIGSCPTSAISPDPAKKSVKIKLEKCMYCGNCYSVCPAMPISDAENDGVAIVVGGKVSNLRTPPKFSKLAVPWIPNEPPRWPKVVDAVKTILNAYIKGAKKHERVGEWVDRIGWESFFKETGLEFKIQHIDDFTFARETFRTSASFKWT; encoded by the coding sequence ATGTCAGCAACACCGGAAAGACAGACAGATATAGGCCCACCACATTATGAAAAATTTTTGCACCCTGTGATAAAGAAAAACTATGGCAAGTGGAAATACCATGAGGAGTTAGGTGCGGGTCTTATGGTACACGTCTCGGAAAGCGGCGAGAAAATTTATACCGTAAGAATAGCATCGCCCAGGCTTTTATCCACAGACACGATAAGAGAGTACTGTGCAATAGCCAAGAAGCACTCAGACGGCTTCCTTCGTTTTACATCAAGAAACAATGTTGAATTCTTTGCCACCACAGAAGAAGCAGCCAAGACCCTTATGGCTGACCTGACATCAAAAGGCTACATGATAGGCGGCATCGGTGCAAGAATCAGCAACGTAGTTCATACACAGGGATGGGTACACTGCCATTCAGCGGCAACTGACGCATCCGGCCTTGTAAAGGCTCTGATGGATGAGCTGCACGAGTATTTCACAACAAAAGAGCTGCAAAACAGAGTGAGGCTTGCCGTGGCGTGCTGTGTTAATATGTGCGGGGCGGTTCACTGTTCAGACATAGCTATTGTGGGAGTACACAAGACCCCACCGAGAATTGACCATGACAACGTTAAAAACGCATGTGAGGTTCCCTCAACAATCGGTTCATGCCCGACAAGCGCTATCAGCCCTGACCCCGCTAAGAAGAGCGTGAAGATAAAACTTGAAAAATGCATGTACTGTGGTAACTGTTACTCCGTATGTCCTGCAATGCCTATATCGGATGCGGAAAATGACGGTGTGGCAATAGTTGTCGGCGGTAAGGTATCAAACTTAAGAACTCCGCCTAAGTTTTCAAAGCTTGCGGTGCCCTGGATTCCTAATGAGCCCCCGAGGTGGCCAAAGGTTGTTGACGCCGTTAAGACCATTTTGAATGCCTACATTAAAGGCGCAAAGAAGCACGAGAGAGTTGGTGAATGGGTTGATAGAATCGGTTGGGAAAGTTTCTTTAAAGAGACCGGTTTGGAATTCAAAATCCAGCACATTGACGACTTCACATTTGCACGTGAGACATTCAGAACATCAGCATCGTTTAAGTGGACGTAA
- the dsrA gene encoding dissimilatory-type sulfite reductase subunit alpha, with amino-acid sequence MGKKYETPLLDELKKGAFPSFVVEIEKAAARSGMPEDLASMASDLLGHTELCFKEKVTHWKHGGIVGVRGYGGGVIGRYSDIPQKFPGVAHFHTVRINSPSGFYYQADALAEICDLWDKHGSGLTNMHGSTGDMVMLGTRTEHLEPFFAEVSSRGWDLGGSGSAMRTPSCCLGKSRCEWANIDTMAITNDITHHYQDEMHRPAFPYKFKFKVAGCPVDCIASVARADMSVIGTWKGDIRIDQAEVQAYSKKMNIQSEVIDMCPTECMSWDGKELKIDNANCNRCMHCIARMTKALRPGTEQGATLLLGSKAPIVTGALLSWVIVPFIKMEPPYEEFYDLIDKIWEWWDENGKNRERIGELIERVSFPKFLKEVGLDPHPAMIKEPRRDPFFFWSEEDIVK; translated from the coding sequence ATGGGTAAGAAGTACGAAACACCGCTACTGGATGAGCTTAAAAAAGGAGCTTTTCCGAGTTTTGTAGTGGAAATTGAAAAAGCAGCAGCCCGATCGGGAATGCCTGAGGATTTAGCAAGTATGGCATCAGACCTGTTGGGGCATACCGAGTTGTGTTTTAAAGAAAAAGTAACCCACTGGAAGCACGGTGGAATAGTTGGAGTAAGAGGATACGGCGGAGGCGTTATTGGAAGGTATTCAGATATTCCTCAGAAGTTTCCCGGGGTTGCGCACTTCCATACAGTCAGAATAAACAGCCCGTCAGGGTTTTACTATCAGGCTGATGCGTTAGCGGAGATATGTGATCTTTGGGATAAGCACGGAAGCGGTTTGACCAATATGCACGGGTCAACCGGCGATATGGTTATGCTTGGAACCCGCACGGAGCATCTTGAGCCGTTTTTTGCTGAGGTTTCATCAAGAGGATGGGATTTAGGCGGTTCCGGCTCGGCAATGAGAACACCAAGTTGTTGTTTGGGCAAATCACGTTGTGAATGGGCAAACATTGACACAATGGCGATAACCAACGATATTACTCATCACTATCAGGATGAAATGCACAGGCCTGCATTCCCGTATAAGTTTAAATTCAAAGTGGCTGGTTGCCCTGTTGACTGTATAGCGTCGGTAGCGCGTGCCGACATGTCGGTAATCGGTACATGGAAGGGCGATATCCGGATAGATCAGGCGGAAGTACAGGCGTATTCCAAGAAGATGAACATTCAGTCCGAGGTCATTGATATGTGTCCGACCGAGTGTATGTCCTGGGACGGCAAAGAATTAAAAATAGATAATGCAAATTGCAACAGGTGTATGCACTGTATAGCGAGAATGACTAAAGCTCTGAGACCCGGAACCGAGCAGGGAGCAACCCTTCTGTTGGGAAGCAAAGCCCCTATCGTAACTGGAGCGCTCCTTTCATGGGTAATAGTGCCGTTTATTAAGATGGAACCGCCGTATGAGGAGTTTTATGATCTTATAGACAAAATCTGGGAATGGTGGGATGAAAACGGTAAGAACCGTGAGAGAATCGGTGAGCTTATCGAAAGAGTATCGTTCCCGAAATTCTTGAAAGAAGTCGGCCTTGATCCTCATCCTGCAATGATTAAAGAGCCAAGGCGTGACCCGTTCTTCTTCTGGTCGGAGGAAGACATAGTAAAGTAA